One segment of Clavelina lepadiformis chromosome 2, kaClaLepa1.1, whole genome shotgun sequence DNA contains the following:
- the LOC143445700 gene encoding atrial natriuretic peptide receptor 1-like isoform X2, with protein sequence MEYLNTVASDAALSAESDTREVCDCRKTELYYIIGSLSLMVLALAILSAILYRKYKSEESLRLTMWKVKWKDFTWDKNEANSAHAPPKPKSNTLESVENGMYTTNKRSKHYYTTVGYYKGRIVAVKQLGTRRMSLDRPRLSNLDQVFMLNHEHLCKFYGANYEGVHATVLTEYCTRGSLQDLLEDESEWDDFFKNSLIFDIVKGMLYLHRSIIGSHGNLKPSNCLIDSRFVVKITDFGMFSQKRKVKKKNGKVDPFQRKLWTAPEIHRAILPPQEGTQKGDVYSFAIIAQEILYQRGVFYRREDNFSAEEIIHRVTSPKSEDEIFRPSIDDDDYIVINELWREALQKCWEEKPKKRIGFHEIHEIASSLQKENTLIDSLLQRLQIYSNRLEEKVEEKTEQYRAEKERSDNLLYQMLPKSVADGLKMNMSVLPESYESVTVYFSDIVGFSAICHESKPLEVVQMLNDLYTMFDQIIDEFDVYKVETIGDAYMVVSGLPIRNDDNHACEIARMALRLRDSVSNEFVIKHMPDEKLKLRVGIHSGPVVAGVVGLKMPRYCLFGDTVNTAARMEQSGKELKIHISPHTKSILDKFDDEFELEKRKNSVFLKGIGEWDTWWLTCEKKRKSVKNNKPDWLEVQNERRRISSTSSNFSSSSKTLLTGDITPEYDGPDPFTFSKENTNPNCGQPPPDQRPNCQDYARNPNYNSWGQLIMTS encoded by the exons ATGGAGTACTTAAATACCGTAGCAAGCGATGCTGCTTTGTCGGCTGAATCTGACACACGAGAGGTGTGCGACTGCCGCAAAACAG aaCTTTACTACATCATTGGATCTTTAAGTCTTATGGTTCTTGCATTGGCCATTTTGTCTGCAATTTTGTACAG gAAATATAAAAGCGAGGAAAGCCTTCGGTTAACCATGTGGAAAGTGAAATGGAAAGATTTTACTTGGGATAAAAACGAAGCGAATTCAGCACATGCCCCTCCAAAG CCAAAAAGCAATACACTGGAATCGGTAGAAAACGGAATGTACACTACGAATAAGCGCTCCAAGCACTATTATACGACAGTTGGCTACTACAAAGGTAGAATCGTTGCAGTAAAACAACTTGGAACAAGAAGAATGTCTTTAGATCGACCTCGTTTAAGTAATCTTGATCAG GTGTTCATGTTGAATCATGAACATTTGTGCAAGTTTTACGGGGCAAACTACGAAGGGGTTCATGCTACTGTGCTTACTGAATACTGCACACGGGGGTCTCTGCAAGATTTACTAGAAGACGAATCGGAGTGGGACGATTTTTTCAA GAACTCCCTGATATTCGACATCGTTAAGGGCATGTTGTACTTGCATCGAAGTATCATCGGTTCTCACGGTAATTTAAAGCCTTCAAATTGCCTCATCGACAGCCGATTTGTGGTTAAAATTACAGACTTCGGCATGTTCAGTCAAAAACGCAAGGTGAAGAAAAAGAATGGAAAAGTCGACCCTTTTCAAA GAAAGCTTTGGACGGCCCCAGAGATACATCGCGCCATACTACCTCCTCAAGAAGGCACGCAGAAAGGTGACGTTTATAGCTTCGCCATCATTGCCCAAGAAATCTTGTACCAGCGTGGCGTTTTTTACAGAAGAGAAGATAACTTTTCTGCCGAAG AGATTATACACCGTGTTACGTCACCCAAATCCGAGGACGAAATCTTCAGACCTTCCATTGACGACGATGACTACATAGTTATTAATGAGCTTTGGAGAGAGGCCTTGCAAAAATGTTGGGAGGAAAAGCCAAAAAAGCGAATCGGATTTCATGAGATTCATGAAATTGCATCCAGTCTTCAAAA AGAAAATACTCTGATTGACAGTCTGCTTCAAAGACTACAGATATATTCCAACCGGTTAGAAGAAAAAGTAGAAGAAAAAACCGAACAATATCGGGCAGAAAAAGAGAGATCGGATAATCTCCTATATCAGATGTTACCCAAGAGCGTTGCTGATGGACTAAAAATGAATATG AGCGTTTTACCCGAGTCATACGAAAGTGTGACGGTTTACTTCAGTGACATTGTGGGATTTTCAGCGATTTGTCATGAGAGTAAACCCTTAGAAGTGGTTCAAATGCTTAACGACCTTTACACAATGTTTGATCAAATCATCGAcgaatttgatgtttataaa GTCGAAACCATTGGCGACGCGTACATGGTGGTATCTGGTTTGCCAATTAGAAATGACGACAATCACGCGTGTGAAATCGCCCGAATGGCACTCCGACTGAGGGATAGTGTGTCCAACGAGTTCGTTATCAA ACACATGCCGGatgaaaagttaaaactgAGGGTTGGAATACACTCCGGTCCTGTGGTGGCGGGAGTGGTAGGTTTGAAAATGCCCCGGTATTGCTTATTTGGGGATACCGTAAATACGGCAGCAAGAATGGAGCAAAGTGGCaaag AACTGAAGATACACATTTCCCCGCACACAAAAAGCATATTAGACAAGTTTGACGACGAATTTGAATTAGAAAAGCGAAAAAACAGTGTATTTCTCAAG GGTATTGGAGAATGGGATACGTGGTGGTTAACTTGCGAAAAAAAGCGCAAATCGGTCAAGAACAATAAACCAGATTGGTTAGAAGTACAAAATGAGCGTCGTCGTATTTCCTCAACCTCAAGCAACTTTTCATCTTCAAGTAAAACTTTGCTCACTGGTGACATCACACCGGAATATGATGGGCCGGATCctttcacattttcaaaagAGAACACCAACCCAAACTGTGGACAACCGCCTCCAGATCAAAGGCCTAACTGTCAAGATTACGCCAGGAATCCCAATTATAACAGTTGGG GCCAACTCATTATGACATCTTGA
- the LOC143445700 gene encoding atrial natriuretic peptide receptor 1-like isoform X1: MEYLNTVASDAALSAESDTREVCDCRKTELYYIIGSLSLMVLALAILSAILYRKYKSEESLRLTMWKVKWKDFTWDKNEANSAHAPPKPKSNTLESVENGMYTTNKRSKHYYTTVGYYKGRIVAVKQLGTRRMSLDRPRLSNLDQVFMLNHEHLCKFYGANYEGVHATVLTEYCTRGSLQDLLEDESEWDDFFKNSLIFDIVKGMLYLHRSIIGSHGNLKPSNCLIDSRFVVKITDFGMFSQKRKVKKKNGKVDPFQRKLWTAPEIHRAILPPQEGTQKGDVYSFAIIAQEILYQRGVFYRREDNFSAEEIIHRVTSPKSEDEIFRPSIDDDDYIVINELWREALQKCWEEKPKKRIGFHEIHEIASSLQKENTLIDSLLQRLQIYSNRLEEKVEEKTEQYRAEKERSDNLLYQMLPKSVADGLKMNMSVLPESYESVTVYFSDIVGFSAICHESKPLEVVQMLNDLYTMFDQIIDEFDVYKVETIGDAYMVVSGLPIRNDDNHACEIARMALRLRDSVSNEFVIKHMPDEKLKLRVGIHSGPVVAGVVGLKMPRYCLFGDTVNTAARMEQSGKELKIHISPHTKSILDKFDDEFELEKRKNSVFLKGIGEWDTWWLTCEKKRKSVKNNKPDWLEVQNERRRISSTSSNFSSSSKTLLTGDITPEYDGPDPFTFSKENTNPNCGQPPPDQRPNCQDYARNPNYNSWGKNSNPNKKRRSGVSKPPKLLFTEINLHYMNNRPTHYDILRTPSFEKFANGLHLDTVEENATTLGAMFSTAPSKKRKKRTGLENYEQSPRDSGVSMAFDNIACDETIQVNKA; the protein is encoded by the exons ATGGAGTACTTAAATACCGTAGCAAGCGATGCTGCTTTGTCGGCTGAATCTGACACACGAGAGGTGTGCGACTGCCGCAAAACAG aaCTTTACTACATCATTGGATCTTTAAGTCTTATGGTTCTTGCATTGGCCATTTTGTCTGCAATTTTGTACAG gAAATATAAAAGCGAGGAAAGCCTTCGGTTAACCATGTGGAAAGTGAAATGGAAAGATTTTACTTGGGATAAAAACGAAGCGAATTCAGCACATGCCCCTCCAAAG CCAAAAAGCAATACACTGGAATCGGTAGAAAACGGAATGTACACTACGAATAAGCGCTCCAAGCACTATTATACGACAGTTGGCTACTACAAAGGTAGAATCGTTGCAGTAAAACAACTTGGAACAAGAAGAATGTCTTTAGATCGACCTCGTTTAAGTAATCTTGATCAG GTGTTCATGTTGAATCATGAACATTTGTGCAAGTTTTACGGGGCAAACTACGAAGGGGTTCATGCTACTGTGCTTACTGAATACTGCACACGGGGGTCTCTGCAAGATTTACTAGAAGACGAATCGGAGTGGGACGATTTTTTCAA GAACTCCCTGATATTCGACATCGTTAAGGGCATGTTGTACTTGCATCGAAGTATCATCGGTTCTCACGGTAATTTAAAGCCTTCAAATTGCCTCATCGACAGCCGATTTGTGGTTAAAATTACAGACTTCGGCATGTTCAGTCAAAAACGCAAGGTGAAGAAAAAGAATGGAAAAGTCGACCCTTTTCAAA GAAAGCTTTGGACGGCCCCAGAGATACATCGCGCCATACTACCTCCTCAAGAAGGCACGCAGAAAGGTGACGTTTATAGCTTCGCCATCATTGCCCAAGAAATCTTGTACCAGCGTGGCGTTTTTTACAGAAGAGAAGATAACTTTTCTGCCGAAG AGATTATACACCGTGTTACGTCACCCAAATCCGAGGACGAAATCTTCAGACCTTCCATTGACGACGATGACTACATAGTTATTAATGAGCTTTGGAGAGAGGCCTTGCAAAAATGTTGGGAGGAAAAGCCAAAAAAGCGAATCGGATTTCATGAGATTCATGAAATTGCATCCAGTCTTCAAAA AGAAAATACTCTGATTGACAGTCTGCTTCAAAGACTACAGATATATTCCAACCGGTTAGAAGAAAAAGTAGAAGAAAAAACCGAACAATATCGGGCAGAAAAAGAGAGATCGGATAATCTCCTATATCAGATGTTACCCAAGAGCGTTGCTGATGGACTAAAAATGAATATG AGCGTTTTACCCGAGTCATACGAAAGTGTGACGGTTTACTTCAGTGACATTGTGGGATTTTCAGCGATTTGTCATGAGAGTAAACCCTTAGAAGTGGTTCAAATGCTTAACGACCTTTACACAATGTTTGATCAAATCATCGAcgaatttgatgtttataaa GTCGAAACCATTGGCGACGCGTACATGGTGGTATCTGGTTTGCCAATTAGAAATGACGACAATCACGCGTGTGAAATCGCCCGAATGGCACTCCGACTGAGGGATAGTGTGTCCAACGAGTTCGTTATCAA ACACATGCCGGatgaaaagttaaaactgAGGGTTGGAATACACTCCGGTCCTGTGGTGGCGGGAGTGGTAGGTTTGAAAATGCCCCGGTATTGCTTATTTGGGGATACCGTAAATACGGCAGCAAGAATGGAGCAAAGTGGCaaag AACTGAAGATACACATTTCCCCGCACACAAAAAGCATATTAGACAAGTTTGACGACGAATTTGAATTAGAAAAGCGAAAAAACAGTGTATTTCTCAAG GGTATTGGAGAATGGGATACGTGGTGGTTAACTTGCGAAAAAAAGCGCAAATCGGTCAAGAACAATAAACCAGATTGGTTAGAAGTACAAAATGAGCGTCGTCGTATTTCCTCAACCTCAAGCAACTTTTCATCTTCAAGTAAAACTTTGCTCACTGGTGACATCACACCGGAATATGATGGGCCGGATCctttcacattttcaaaagAGAACACCAACCCAAACTGTGGACAACCGCCTCCAGATCAAAGGCCTAACTGTCAAGATTACGCCAGGAATCCCAATTATAACAGTTGGGGTAAGAACTCTAACCCGAATAAAAAACGGCGGTCGGGTGTTTCAAAACCACCGAAATTGCTCTTTACGGAGATAAATTTACATTACATGAACAACAGGCCAACTCATTATGACATCTTGAGAACTCCATCTTTTGAGAAGTTTGCCAACGGGCTGCACCTGGATACCGTGGAAGAAAATGCCACGACTTTAGGTGCCATGTTTTCGACAGCACCCTCAAAGAAGCGAAAAAAGCGAACTGGCCTAGAAAATTATGAACAAAGTCCGCGAGACAGTGGAGTGTCAATGGCATTTGACAACATAGCATGTGACGAAACCATACAAGTCAACAAAGCCTAA